The following are encoded in a window of Sphingobacteriaceae bacterium genomic DNA:
- a CDS encoding L,D-transpeptidase family protein: MRGAGGPMAVLQRRWKAMLIVSLMLVLIPVVPLTRALVPESRLVAAGDVHAPACGVRQEEGTVPALRAAWWWLWTARRDGGDPGHQYAIVIDTFTETLTLFRDGEVFKQYPVAVGKPATPTPPGEWRVTNKSTNWGGGFGTRWNGLNVPWGIYGIHGTNQPHAIGRHVSGGCIRMFNRDVEELYDIIPIGTPVTIYGPLPSVAPRPSIGGGSGKFILVMQLRLRQAGFDPGSVDGRFGPATERSIADLHAFYGLPPSGELSRDGQRLIYFPE, translated from the coding sequence ATGAGGGGTGCCGGCGGGCCGATGGCCGTCCTGCAGCGCCGGTGGAAGGCCATGCTAATCGTCTCCTTGATGCTGGTGCTCATCCCCGTCGTGCCCTTGACCCGCGCCCTGGTGCCCGAAAGCCGCCTGGTGGCAGCCGGCGACGTCCATGCCCCCGCCTGCGGCGTCCGGCAGGAAGAGGGAACGGTCCCCGCCCTGCGGGCCGCCTGGTGGTGGCTCTGGACGGCCCGGCGGGACGGGGGCGACCCAGGCCACCAGTACGCCATCGTCATCGACACCTTCACCGAGACTTTGACCTTGTTCCGGGACGGGGAAGTGTTCAAGCAGTACCCGGTGGCCGTGGGCAAGCCGGCCACCCCCACTCCTCCCGGCGAGTGGCGGGTCACCAACAAGAGCACCAACTGGGGCGGCGGCTTCGGCACCCGCTGGAACGGCCTCAACGTGCCTTGGGGCATTTACGGCATCCACGGCACCAACCAGCCTCACGCCATCGGCCGGCACGTGAGCGGCGGCTGCATTCGCATGTTCAACCGGGATGTGGAGGAACTTTACGACATCATCCCCATCGGCACGCCCGTCACCATCTACGGCCCCCTGCCGTCGGTGGCGCCCCGCCCCAGCATCGGCGGCGGCTCGGGCAAGTTCATTTTGGTGATGCAGCTGCGCCTGCGCCAGGCGGGCTTCGACCCGGGATCCGTGGACGGCCGCTTCGGCCCCGCAACGGAAAGGAGCATTGCCGACCTGCATGCCTTCTACGGCCTGCCGCCGTCCGGTGAACTGAGCCGGGACGGCCAGCGCCTGATCTATTTCCCGGAGTGA